A portion of the Tiliqua scincoides isolate rTilSci1 chromosome 3, rTilSci1.hap2, whole genome shotgun sequence genome contains these proteins:
- the LOC136643605 gene encoding serine/threonine-protein phosphatase 2A regulatory subunit B'' subunit alpha-like: MAATYRRVVTTVNSYSSVVIDRRLQHAVHYCTGACRIFKQGVMCIVAHHSVCAELVKVSTPNTRSSDLTFRLSLPENSLALVGDEDFHQIIPSNPRLKKGSSIQSTGSLKDITGEAINLASGKIKEFSFEKLKNSSNQVTYRKGRKVKSDPFNRKSLDFDLIYGHFNNDENSPPPFPLSHNLSPEDKWQVSSTSVEGSVSSTVPLAIETFSEDTFITQILEKHKLDGSSSGDIKMCLDILLKCSEDLKKCTDIIKQCIRKKSSGTVSEGNGNDPLASSEIIYMNLMTRFSSYLKKLPFEFRQPGLTEPGDMVELINSLSALQQSNFPPVFGNEQPPRYEDVVRSPSSMTRQPVTTDLRICQNSTDTITSAKPTLYPAIDFSSNALHFNNQQDNLGSKNDACALPHLLSVNSSDHISPTETLYIVEESDREKIPASVSSSKSRGSWENSEGIQQRIDRGDTAVDPTKTLPIVVQSVTLTQTSTQLASVSQGFDSSVQASKGESRKNNQEEIDKLLLDLEHFSQKMENTLRETTTKDSDPVCLKDVSLSRTLENKGKTCSPADKSASSSLSKLVETNGHKMEEDDKTLLLRILESIEDFAQELVEFRMGKGSLSKEKEVMHILQETLATPSIAAVQQSYTSAIAKEPVPAQSQQASQVIKVQNKQEKKPVTPSSDSTVSPQLLLPVNKVTVGAPLSISIPRFYFPNGLPNISHSHEEIITKVEATFSEFEDERATINEMGKISKICCCPLYWKAPMFSASGGERTGFVSVHSFVAMWRKILNNCHDDASKFICLLAKPNCNYLEQEDFIPLLQDIVETHPGLTFLKDAPEFHSRYITTVIQRIFYTVNRSWSGKIFLTELRKSNFLQTLALLEEEEDINQITDYFSYEHFYVIYCKFWELDTDHDLYINQKDLARYNDQALSNRIIERIFTGAVLRGIQLHQENQMSYADFVWFLISEEDKRSPTSIEYWFRCMDLDGDGMLSMYELEYFYEEQCERMESMGIEPLPFHDLLCQMLDLVKPECDGRVTLRDLKKCRMAHVFYNTFFNLEKYLDNEQRDPFAVQKDVENDSPEPSDWDRYAAEEYEILVAEESGNEQLQEGSFDDDYETDELLSLPEIGEKSDKLVISDLSP, translated from the exons ATGGCAGCAACCTATAGGCGTGTAGTAACAACAGTAAATTCTTATAGCAGTGTTGTGATAGACCGTCGACTTCAACATGCTGTGCATTATTGCACTGGGGCATGTCGGATATTCAAACAAGGAGTTATGTGCATAGTGGCCCACCACAGTGTTTGTGCAGAGCTAGTTAAGGTTTCTACACCTAACACCCGAAGTTCAGATTTGACCTTTAGGCTTTCTTTGCCTGAAAATTCCCTTGCTTTGGTTGGAGATGAAGATTTTCACCAAATCATCCCTAGCAATCCGAGACTCAAGAAGGGGTCTTCAATTCAAAGCACTGGAAGTCTGAAAGATATCACTGGAGAAGCTATAAATCTTGCTAGTGGAAAAATAAAAGAATTCTCATTTGAAAAATTGAAAAACTCTTCTAATCAAGTGACCTACAGAAAGGGAAGAAAAGTTAAGTCAGACCCATTCAACAGAAAGTCACTAGATTTTGACTTGATCTATGGACATTTCAACAATGATGaaaattctccccctccctttcccctgtcaCATAATTTGTCACCTGAGGACAAATGGCAGGTCAGCAGCACCTCAGTAGAGGGAAGTGTGAGTTCTACAGTTCCTTTAGCCATAGAGACTTTCTCTGAAGACACCTTTATCACACAGATTTTGGAAAAGCACAAGCTGGATGGATCTTCCAGTGGCGATATTAAGATGTGTTTGGACATCCTGCTCAAATGCTCAGAGGACTTGAAGAAGTGTACTGATATAATAAAGCAGTGCATCAGAAAGAAATCTTCTGGTACTGTAAGTGAAGGAAATGGCAATGACCCTTTAGCCAGCTCTGAAATTATCTATATGAACTTAATGACAAGGTTTTCCTCTTACCTTAAAAAACTGCCTTTTGAATTTAGACAGCCTGGGCTCACTGAGCCAGGTGACATGGTAGAACTAATTAATAGCTTGTCTGCTTTGCAGCAGTCTAATTTCCCCCCAGTATTTGGCAATGAACAGCCACCTAGATACGAGGATGTGGTACGCTCCCCATCTTCCATGACAAGGCAGCCTGTCACTACAGACCTACGAATTTGCCAAAATAGCACTGATACAATTACTTCTGCAAAGCCTACCCTATACCCTGCTATAGATTTTTCCTCAAATGCTTTGCACTTCAATAACCAGCAGGACAACTTAGGATCTAAAAACGATGCTTGTGCACTACCTCACTTACTGTCTGTAAACTCGTCAGACCACATTTCTCCTACCGAAACTCTGTACATTGTGGAAGAATCAGACAGGGAAAAGATACCAGCCAGTGTATCCAGCTCTAAGAGTAGAGGAAGTTGGGAGAATTCAGAGGGCATCCAGCAGAGAATTGACAGGGGAGACACTGCTGTAGATCCAACTAAAACATTACCTATTGTAGTGCAATCTGTAACACTGACCCAAACTTCCACCCAGTTAGCTTCTGTCAGCCAAGGCTTTGATTCTAGTGTTCAGGCTTCTAAAGGGGAATCCAGAAAAAACAATCAAGAAGAGATAGATAAACTTCTGTTGGACTTGGAGCATTTTTCCCAGAAAATGGAAAATACTCTGAGAGAGACTACCACTAAGGACAGTGATCCAGTGTGTTTGAAAGATGTTAGTCTATCTCGGACTCTTGAAAACAAAGGTAAAACCTGTTCACCAGCAGACAAAAGTGCTTCTTCCTCTTTATCAAAACTCGTAGAAACCAATGGTCATAAAATGGAGGAAGATGACAAAACTCTTCTATTGCGTATCCTGGAAAGTATTGAAGACTTTGCCCAGGAACTAGTAGAATTCCGAATGGGCAAAGGAAGCTTAtcaaaggagaaggaagtgaTGCACATTCTTCAGGAAACTTTGGCCACTCCTTCCATCGCAGCTGTCCAGCAGAGCTACACAAGTGCAATAGCCAAAGAACCTGTCCCAGCTCAAAGTCAACAGGCATCACAAGTTATCAAG GTCCAAAATAAACAAGAGAAGAAACCAGTGACTCCATCCTCAGATTCGACAGTCAGCCCACAGTTGCTTCTGCCTGTGAATAAAGTAACTGTTGGTGCCCCTTTGTCCATAAGCATTCCACGTTTCTACTTCCCCAATGGACTTCCTAATATCAGCCACAGTCATGAGGAGATCATCACCAAGGTTGAGGCAACATTTTCAGAGTTTGAGGATGAGAGAGCCACCATTAATGAAATGGGAAAAATTTCAAAA ATATGCTGCTGTCCTCTGTACTGGAAAGCTCCCATGTTCAGTGCATCAGGAGGAGAACGGACAGGATTTGTATCTGTACATTCATTTGTGGCGATGTGGAGAAA AATACTGAACAATTGCCATGATGATGCATCAAAGTTCATTTGCCTTTTAGCAAAACCAAACTGTAACTATTTGGAACAAGAAGATTTCATCCCATTACTTCAG GATATAGTTGAAACGCACCCTGGACTGACATTTCTAAAGGATGCTCCAGAATTTCATTCCCGCTACATTACTACG GTTATTCAAAGAATATTTTACACTGTCAATAGATCCTGGTCTGGGAAAATATTTCTCACAGAGTTGAGGAAAAGTAACTTTCTGCAA ACCCTAGCACttttggaagaagaggaagacatCAATCAAATCACTGATTATTTTTCTTATGAGCATTTCTATGTCATTTATTGCAAATTCTGGGAACTAGACACTGACCATGACCTCTACATCAATCAGAAAGATCTGGCTAGATACAATGATCAAG CTCTGTCAAACAGGATTATAGAAAGAATATTCACTGGAGCTGTTCTTCG AGGAATTCAATTACACCAAGAGAATCAGATGAGCTATGCAGACTTTGTATGGTTTTTGATATCTGAAGAAGATAAAAGGAGTCCTACAAG taTTGAATACTGGTTCCGATGCATGGACTTGGATGGTGATGGTATGCTTTCCATGTATGAACTGGAGTATTTTTATGAGGAACAGTGTGAGAGGATGGAATCCATGGGCATTGAGCCATTGCCATTCCATGATTTACTGTGCCAAATGCTTGATCTAGTAAAGCCAGAATGTGATG GAAGGGTAACGTTGCGAGACTTGAAGAAATGCAGAATGGCTCATGTATTTTACAACACGTTCTTTAACCTGGAGAAGTACCTTGACAATGAACAACGGGATCCCTTTGCTGTGCAAAAG GATGTTGAGAATGACAGCCCTGAACCCTCTGACTGGGACAGATATGCTGCTGAGGAGTATGAAATTCTTGTTGCAGAAGAGTCTGGCAATGAACAATTACAGGAAGG